The following are from one region of the Sorghum bicolor cultivar BTx623 chromosome 2, Sorghum_bicolor_NCBIv3, whole genome shotgun sequence genome:
- the LOC8078967 gene encoding non-specific lipid-transfer protein C6, translating to MSKSKIIAFVVVCTLLATAAAGAPPPNPSPPPPPQPTPTLPTNCMGTISQLLSCVPFLIGRAGAPPADCCRPFRDIVQRPERVCFCHALTGALSRLISTPISSTRLALLPLHCGTLIPPSLLVNCVVGPVPPINSPPGTLPTIEEATAMEADDP from the exons ATGTCCAAATCCAAGATCATCGCCTTCGTCGTCGTCTGCACCCTTCTCGCCACCGCGGCGGCCGGCGCTCCACCACCCAACCCGTCACCCCCACCGCCGCCGCAACCGACACCGACGTTACCGACCAACTGCATGGGAACGATCTCCCAGCTTTTATCGTGTGTTCCCTTCCTCATAGGGCGTGCAGGAGCTCCGCCGGCAGACTGCTGCCGCCCGTTTCGGGACATTGTCCAGAGACCGGAGCGCGTGTGCTTTTGCCACGCATTGACCGGCGCCTTGAGCCGCCTCATCAGCACTCCCATCAGCTCCACAAGGCTCGCGCTTCTTCCTCTCCATTGCGGAACCCTGATACCGCCGTCGTTGCTGGTCAATTGCGTCG TAGGCCCAGTTCCGCCGATAAACAGCCCCCCGGGTACACTTCCAACGATCGAGGAGGCAACGGCGATGGAGGCGGACGACCCATGA
- the LOC8078965 gene encoding U-box domain-containing protein 4, with the protein MVSLAGSQIPSPSPGQSPCAAARPQRRQGHSMRTIRSALLQPDSSPGSPSPASRDGGADAGDSDIENLTDSVIDFHLRELAATAGPAHPAAVAKSSSAINAAATELLDLSRDFSDYSSFNSDISGELERLAAAAGAAVPRSDAPDAAAVDLNDLESMDLSADAAPLERVEPFVLACVQALGPDAGPDARRAAAARIRLLAKHRSDIRELIGVSGAIPALVPLLRSTDPVAQESAVTALLNLSLEERNRSAITAAGAIKPLVYALRTGTAPAKQNAACALLSLSGIEENRATIGACGAIPPLVALLSAGSTRGKKDALTTLYRLCSARRNKERAVSAGAVVPLVHLIGERGSGTCEKAMVVLGSLAGIAEGREAVVEAGGIPALVEAIEDGPAKEKEFAVVALLQMCSDSPHNRALLVREGAIPPLVALSQSGSARAKHKAETLLGYLREQRQGVGCRAGAVTATSLAR; encoded by the exons ATGGTCTCGCTCGCTGGCTCCCAGATCCCCTCGCCCTCGCCGGGGCAGAGCCCCTGCGCGGCCGCGCGGCCACAGCGCCGCCAGGGTCACTCCATGCGCACCATCCGCTCCGCGCTGCTGCAGCCAGACTCCTCCCCGGGGTCCCCGTCCCCGGCCTCGCGCGATGGCGGCGCCGACGCGGGCGACTCGGACATTGAGAACCTCACCGACTCCGTCATCGACTTCCACCTCCGCGAGCTCGCCGCCACCGCAGGGCCCGCGCACCCGGCGGCCGTCGCCAAGTCGTCCTCCGCCATCAACGCCGCCGCCACGGAGCTGCTCGACCTGTCGCGGGACttctccgactactccagcttCAACTCCGACATCTCCGGGGAGCTCGAGCGCCTCGCCGCTGCTGCGGGGGCGGCGGTGCCCAGATCCGACGCGCcggacgccgccgccgtggatCTGAACGACCTCGAGTCCATGGATCTGTCGGCGGACGCGGCGCCGCTGGAGCGCGTGGAGCCGTTCGTGCTGGCGTGCGTGCAGGCGCTCGGGCCCGACGCCGGGCCGGACGCGCgacgcgccgccgcggccaggaTACGCCTGCTGGCCAAGCACCGGTCCGACATCCGCGAGCTGATCGGAGTGTCGGGCGCCATCCCGGCGCTCGTGCCGCTGCTGCGGAGCACCGACCCCGTGGCGCAGGAGAGCGCGGTCACCGCGCTGCTCAATCTCTCGCTCGAGGAGCGGAACCGCTCCGCCATCACAGCCGCGGGCGCCATTAAGCCGCTCGTCTACGCGCTGCGCACCGGCACGGCGCCCGCCAAGCAGAACGCCGCGTGCGCGCTGCTCAGCCTCTCGGGCATCGAGGAGAACCGCGCCACCATCGGTGCCTGCGGCGCCATCCCGCCGCTCGTCGCGTTGCTCTCCGCGGGCTCCACGCGCGGCAAGAAGGACGCGCTCACCACGCTCTACCGCCTCTGCTCCGCGCGTAGGAACAAGGAGCGCGCCGTTAGCGCCGGCGCCGTCGTGCCGCTCGTGCACCTCATCGGCGAGCGCGGCAGCGGCACGTGCGAGAAGGCAATGGTGGTTCTGGGGAGCCTCGCGGGCATCGCCGAGGGCCGCGAAGCCGTGGTGGAGGCTGGCGGCATCCCCGCGCTGGTTGAGGCCATCGAGGACGGCCCTGCCAAGGAGAAGGAGTTCGCCGTGGTGGCGCTGCTGCAGATGTGCTCCGATTCCCCGCATAACCGTGCGCTTCTTGTACGCGAGGGCGCCATCCCGCCACTTGTCGCGCTATCGCAGTCCGGCTCTGCCCGTGCCAAGCACAAG GCTGAGACTTTGCTTGGCTACCTGCGGGAGCAGCGACAAGGAGTTGGCTGCAGAGCTGGAGCAGTTACAGCTACTAGTTTGGCTAGGTAA
- the LOC8058365 gene encoding putative MO25-like protein At5g47540 has translation MKGLFKSKPRTPVDIVRQTREGLVQLDLHSGSRSGDAKREEKMTELSKNIRDMKSILYGNGESEPVTEACVQLTQEFFRENTLRLLIIHLPKLNLETRKDATQVVANLQRQQVSSKIVASEYLESNKDLLDILILGYENMDIALHYGAMLRECIRHQSIARYVLESEHMKKFFDYIQLPNFDIASDASATFKELLTRHKATVAEFLSNNYDWFFEEFNSRLLSSTNYITKRQAIKLLGDMLLDRSNAAVMMRYVSSKDNLMILMNLLRDSSKNIQIEAFHVFKLFAANKNKPPEVVNILVTNRSKLLRFFAGFKIDKEDEQFEADKEQVIKEISAL, from the exons ATGAAGGGCCTCTTCAAGTCCAAGCCGCGGACGCCTGTCGACATCGTGCGGCAGACGCGCGAGGGCCTCGTCCAGCTCGACCTCCACTCGGGCTCCCGGAGCGGCGACGCCAAGCGCGAGGAGAAG ATGACAGAGCTAAGCAAAAATATCAGGGACATGAAGTCTATCCTTTACGGCAATGGTGAATCAGAGCCTGTAACTGAAGCATGTGTTCAACTGACCCAAGAATTCTTCAGGGAGAACACTTTACGGCTATTAATCATACATCTTCCAAAACTAAATTTGGAG ACTAGAAAAGATGCTACTCAAGTTGTTGCAAACTTGCAAAGACAGCAAGTATCCTCAAAGATAGTTGCATCTGAGTACCTAGAGTCAAATAAAGATCTCTTGGACATTTTAATTTTAGG GTATGAGAATATGGACATTGCTTTACATTATGGTGCTATGTTGAGGGAATGTATTCGCCACCAAAGCATTGCAAG GTATGTTTTAGAGTCTGAACACATGAAAAAGTTCTTCGACTATATACAGCTTCCAAATTTTGACATAGCTTCTGATGCTTCTGCTACTTTTAAG GAACTACTGACAAGGCATAAAGCAACCGTGGCTGAATTTCTCTCCAACAATTATGATTGG TTCTTTGAAGAATTCAACTCTAGGTTGCTGTCATCAACCAACTATATTACAAAAAGGCAAGCTATCAAG TTGTTGGGAGATATGCTGCTGGATAGATCAAATGCTGCAGTCATGATGCGCTATGTTAGTTCCAAAGACAACCTGATGATTCTTATGAATCTCTTAAGG GATTCGAGTAAAAATATTCAAATTGAGGCATTTCACGTgttcaag CTATTTGCTGCGAATAAAAACAAACCGCCTGAGGTCGTGAACATACTAGTCACCAATAGAAGCAAACTACTTCGGTTTTTTGCTGGATTCAAGATTGACAAAG AGGACGAACAGTTTGAAGCAGACAAGGAGCAGGTCATAAAGGAAATATCGGCCCTTTGA
- the LOC8078964 gene encoding heterogeneous nuclear ribonucleoprotein 1: protein MEADSGKLFVGGISWETDEDRLREYFGRFGEVTEAVIMRDRNTGRARGFGFVVFADSGIAERVTMDKHMIDGRMVEAKKAVPRDDQSIASKNNGSSIGSPGPGRTRKIFVGGLASNVTEVEFRRYFEQFGVITDVVVMYDHNTQRPRGFGFITYDSEDAVDKALHKNFHELNGKMVEVKRAVPKEQSPGPIARSPVGGQNYAMSRVHNFLNGFNQGYNPNPLGGYGMRVDGRYGLLTGARNGFSSFGPGYGMGMNVEGGMSGYFGASSGFVNSSNGRQIGSYFNGSSNRLGSPIGYVGLNDDSGSILSSMSRNVWGNGNLNYTGNPTNTNSFAPPGSGGGIPGDEISWGSLTSAHGMGNISSLGSGNLGRGTGDHNFGLPSGNYVRSNSTGTIGEPFSASTNAYESNNPGAYGSSSIYGDSTWRFNSSEVDMPPFGHDLGNVDPDIKSEISASYMGNYTVNNNQTSRGITS, encoded by the exons ATGGAGGCCGACTCCGGGAAGCTCTTCGTCGGCGGCATCTCCTGGGAGACGGACGAGGACCGCCTCCGCGAGTACTTCGGTCGCTTCGGGGAGGTCACCGAAGCCGTTATCATGCGGGACCGCAACACCGGCCGCGCCCGTGGGTTCGGCTTCGTCGTCTTCGCCGACTCCGGGATCGCCGAGCGCGTCACCATGGACAAGCACATGATCGACGGGCGCATG GTGGAAGCAAAGAAGGCCGTTCCCAGGGACGACCAGAGTATTGCGAGCAAGAACAATGGCAGCAGCATAGGGTCACCTGGACCAGGACGTACTAGGAAGATCTTTGTTGGAGGTCTGGCTTCAAATGTTACCGAGGTCGAATTCAGAAGGTACTTTGAGCAATTCGGTGTGATAACCGATGTGGTAGTGATGTATGACCACAACACGCAGAGGCCTAGGGGCTTTGGTTTCATCACTTATGACTCAGAAGACGCAGTGGATAAGGCACTGCACAAGAACTTCCATGAGCTGAATGGTAAAATGGTTGAGGTCAAGAGGGCTGTACCAAAGGAGCAGTCTCCTGGACCTATTGCACGTTCACCTGTGGGAGGGCAGAACTATGCTATGAGCAGGGTTCATAACTTCCTAAATGGCTTCAACCAGGGTTACAACCCGAACCCCCTTGGTGGTTATGGGATGAGGGTGGATGGAAGGTATGGTCTCCTTACAGGTGCACGGAATGGGTTCTCTTCGTTTGGTCCAGGTTATGGAATGGGCATGAATGTTGAAGGTGGAATGAGTGGATACTTTGGTGCAAGTTCTGGTTTTGTCAATAGTTCCAATGGGCGGCAAATAGGTTCTTACTTCAATGGTAGTTCAAACAGATTAGGTAGTCCAATTGGGTATGTTGGCCTTAATGATGATTCAGGATCAATACTAAGTTCAATGTCTAGAAATGTCTGGGGTAATGGAAATCTGAACTACACAGGCAACCCTACAAACACGAATTCTTTTGCTCCACCTGGAAGTGGTGGGGGCATTCCTGGTGATGAAATTAGTTGGGGAAGCCTTACTTCTGCTCATGGGATGGGCAACATTTCAAGCCTTGGATCGGGAAACCTTGGCCGTGGAACCGGAGATCACAACTTTGGTTTGCCTTCTGGAAACTATGTGAGGAGCAACTCAACTGGTACAATTGGTGAGCCATTTTCTGCATCAACCAATGCATATGAATCGAACAATCCAGGTGCATATGGCAGCAGCTCTATTTATGGTGACTCAACCTGGAGGTTTAACTCATCTGAGGTTGATATGCCTCCTTTTGGTCATGATCTTGGAAATGTTGATCCGGATATCAAATCAGAAATATCAGCAAGCTACATGGGCAACTATACTGTTAATAATAATCAGACAAGCAGAG GTATCACTTCCTAG
- the LOC110432917 gene encoding cell wall protein IFF6-like: MEQPQPQQQKGGAASAQAAAANGTGGAELIGYVDVHVRSARDIQNICIYHKQDVYARLSLPGDGAPAASTQVVNGGGRNPVFDQSLRLGVRAGDVDAALRCEVWMLSRVKNYLQDQLLGFALVPLPEVVAADGGTLAREFPLTTSDLFQTPSGFLQLELSYIGVVPEVVPISPTPKPALADDLEEEEPENNAADGVGNGKEYEKIEFPDLNLVEENQIMVSEYTRLPCAAVETQSSDSLLTSEHGDGATTMSHDDGVRLVESFSTDNSTADSVGAGFRSDTPVSSVSTTESPAAAAFPATPQSNSSSEPSGNAHSSADHKEKAASETADAEVDSSRTVQEVPAANSPGAASEAAVDKPVISVSIEQEVKVDGNQIMDMYMKSMQQFTDSLAKMKLPALDIDNGSSGKSSPAAATPDSNSTAADSSAVKKPAAAGQQEKPSPKVFYGSRAFF, from the coding sequence ATGgagcagccgcagccgcagcagcagAAGGGAGGAGCGGCGTCTGCGCAGGCGGCGGCCGCGAACGGGACCGGGGGCGCCGAGCTGATCGGCTACGTCGACGTGCACGTGCGGAGCGCGCGGGACATTCAGAACATCTGCATCTACCACAAGCAGGACGTGTACGCGCGGCTCTCGCTGCCGGGGGACGGCGCGCCGGCGGCGTCCACGCAGGTGGTCAACGGAGGGGGCCGCAACCCGGTGTTCGACCAGTCGCTGCGCCTGGGCGTGCGCGCGGGGGACGTCGACGCCGCGCTCCGCTGCGAGGTGTGGATGCTCAGCCGCGTCAAGAACTACCTGCAGGACCAGCTACTGGGGTTCGCGCTCGTGCCGCTCCCGGaggtcgtcgccgccgacggcgGCACGCTCGCCCGCGAGTTCCCGCTCACCACCAGCGACCTCTTCCAGACCCCCTCGGGGTTCCTACAGCTCGAGCTCTCCTACATCGGGGTCGTGCCAGAGGTCGTGCCCATCTCGCCCACGCCCAAGCCGGCGCTGGCCGACgacctggaggaggaggagccggagaaCAACGCCGCTGACGGCGTCGGGAACGGGAAGGAGTACGAGAAGATCGAGTTCCCCGACCTGAATCTCGTGGAGGAGAACCAGATCATGGTCTCCGAGTACACCAGGCTGCCGTGCGCGGCCGTGGAAACGCAGAGCTCCGACAGCCTCCTCACCTCGGAGCACGGGGACGGCGCCACGACCATGAGCCACGACGACGGCGTGCGCCTCGTGGAGAGCTTCTCGACGGACAACAGCACCGCTGACTCGGTGGGCGCCGGCTTCCGGAGCGACACGCCGGTCAGCAGCGTGTCCACCACGGAGtcccccgccgccgcggcgttCCCGGCCACCCCTCAGTCCAACTCCAGCTCGGAGCCGTCCGGGAACGCCCACTCGTCGGCTGACCACAAGGAGAAGGCGGCGTCGGAGACCGCTGACGCGGAGGTCGACTCGTCCCGCACCGTCCAGGAGGTCCCGGCGGCGAACTCGCCCGGCGCCGCGTCGGAGGCTGCAGTGGACAAGCCAGTGATCAGCGTCAGCATCGAGCAGGAGGTGAAGGTGGACGGGAACCAGATCATGGACATGTACATGAAGAGCATGCAGCAATTCACGGATTCCCTGGCCAAAATGAAGCTCCCTGCCCTGGACATAGACAACGGTAGCAGCGGGAAGAGCAGTCCCGCAGCAGCCACACCTGACTCAAACTCCACTGCTGCCGACTCGAGTGCGGTGAAGAAGCCGGCCGCCGCAGGGCAGCAGGAGAAGCCGTCTCCCAAGGTGTTCTATGGCAGCCGGGCGTTCTTCTGA
- the LOC8078968 gene encoding uncharacterized protein LOC8078968 → MAPRNKSFLIALLVAALAVSLHLQPSAAIRIPALIPCIPGLPKIPFIPCYDVEPSPLPPPLKTPSECRTPLMKLMPCAGYLTNASVSKPPSACCQGFDSIVNSGDGEGICLCHVGNGDIGQLLPAPLNIARIFRLTPDCDNDIRLEEFAECNMNDVPPMTPSSPGKVAPPPAS, encoded by the exons ATGGCGCCGCGTAACAAGAGCTTCCTGATCGCTTTGCTCGTCGCCGCCTTGGCCGTCTCCCTGCACCTGCAGCCATCAGCGGCGATCAGGATCCCAGCACTGATCCCTTGCATCCCAGGCCTTCCAAAAATCCCGTTTATCCCCTGTTACGACGTCGAACCATCGCCGCTACCGCCGCCGCTGAAAACTCCATCGGAGTGCCGAACTCCGTTGATGAAGCTGATGCCGTGCGCAGGCTACCTCACCAACGCCAGTGTGTCGAAGCCTCCCAGCGCCTGCTGCCAAGGCTTCGATTCCATCGTTAACAGCGGAGACGGAGAGGGCATCTGCCTTTGCCACGTTGGGAACGGCGATATTGGCCAGCTTTTGCCGGCGCCCCTGAACATCGCGCGCATCTTCAGGCTCACGCCAGATTGTGATAACGATATACGATTGGAAGAATTTGCTGAGTGTAACA TGAATGACGTGCCGCCGATGACTCCATCGTCACCGGGAAAGGTGGCGCCACCACCAGCATCTTAA
- the LOC8078966 gene encoding histone H3.3 — MARTKCWARRSTGGKTPRKQLVRTIFAAARKTAPVTGGVKKPRRYRPGTVALREIRKYQKGAELLIRKMPFQRLVREIAQLHKSDLRFQSHAILALQEAAEAYLVGLFEDTNLCAIHAKRVTIMPKDVHLATRIRGERH; from the exons ATGGCTCGTACTAAGTGTTGGGCTCGTAGGTCCACCGGAGGAAAGACACCAAGGAAGCAACTAGTTCGAACGATCTTT GCTGCTGCTCGCAAGACAGCGCCAGTAACGGGAGGAGTGAAGAAGCCTCGTCGTTACCGCCCTGGAACCGTAGCTCTTCG TGAAATTCGCAAGTATCAGAAGGGCGCCGAGCTGCTCATCAGGAAGATGCCCTTCCAGAGGCTCGTCAGGGAGATCGCCCAGCTTCACAAG AGTGACCTGCGTTTCCAGAGCCATGCGATCCTTGCTCTGCAGGAGGCGGCAGAGGCGTACCTCGTGGGTCTCTTCGAGGACACCAACCTGTGTGCCATCCATGCCAAGCGAGTGACCATCATGCCCAAAGATGTTCATCTGGCTACCAGGATCCGTGGCGAGAGGCACTAA